In Mangrovivirga cuniculi, the following proteins share a genomic window:
- a CDS encoding ribonuclease HII, with protein MLKSFFSDTYQFEAGCDEAGRGCLAGPVVAGAVILPKDFEHDILTDSKALNKTTRESLVNDIKEVAISWAIAVVEPEEIDRINILKASFLAMHKAVDQLKTRPDLLLIDGNRFTPYPEISHECIIKGDSKYFSIAAASILAKTHRDMLMEQYAEVHPYYGWERNYGYPTRQHREGIRTYGISPLHRKSFQLLPRQLDLFKEK; from the coding sequence GTGTTAAAGTCATTTTTTTCAGATACTTATCAATTTGAAGCGGGGTGCGATGAAGCAGGACGAGGATGCCTTGCAGGTCCGGTAGTTGCCGGGGCGGTGATCCTGCCCAAAGATTTTGAACACGATATACTTACCGATAGCAAAGCACTAAATAAAACAACCCGCGAATCATTAGTCAATGACATTAAAGAAGTTGCAATAAGCTGGGCTATCGCTGTGGTGGAACCTGAAGAAATCGACCGAATTAATATCTTAAAAGCTTCATTTCTGGCTATGCATAAAGCCGTTGATCAATTAAAAACCAGACCAGACCTGTTATTAATTGATGGAAATCGCTTCACTCCTTACCCGGAGATCAGTCATGAATGCATTATTAAAGGAGATTCAAAATATTTCTCAATAGCCGCTGCCTCTATACTTGCTAAAACACATAGAGATATGTTGATGGAACAGTATGCCGAGGTACATCCTTATTATGGCTGGGAAAGAAATTATGGATATCCAACCCGACAACACAGAGAGGGAATTCGCACCTATGGAATTTCTCCTTTACATCGAAAGAGCTTTCAACTATTACCACGACAATTAGATTTATTTAAAGAAAAATGA
- a CDS encoding antibiotic biosynthesis monooxygenase family protein, whose amino-acid sequence MIANTPKPPYYAVIFSSIRTSVDNGYEETAERMVELAKDQPGFLGVEYARNEVGITVSYWKDLESIKNWKNNVEHSIARKKGRKEWYSSFRLRIAKVEKDYGM is encoded by the coding sequence ATGATCGCCAATACTCCTAAGCCTCCTTATTATGCTGTGATCTTCAGTTCTATTCGAACATCAGTTGATAATGGTTATGAAGAAACAGCAGAGAGAATGGTCGAATTAGCAAAAGATCAACCCGGGTTTTTAGGAGTCGAATACGCCAGAAACGAAGTAGGAATTACCGTATCTTACTGGAAGGATCTGGAATCAATAAAAAACTGGAAAAATAATGTTGAACATTCTATTGCCAGAAAAAAAGGAAGGAAAGAATGGTATAGCTCTTTCAGATTAAGAATTGCGAAAGTAGAAAAAGATTACGGTATGTAA
- a CDS encoding NUDIX domain-containing protein, with translation MYNPWKTLDGREVYENPWIKVVEYNVLTPNGSKGIYGKVSFKNKALGIIPVDEEGNTWLVGQYRYTLDEYCWEIPMGGGPNELDHLESAKRELKEETGLVASDWKNIMRIHTSNSVTDEEGFVYLATGLTQKDPEPEETEVLNVKKLPLKEAVEWVMEGKITDAISVAGLLKAARILNV, from the coding sequence ATGTACAACCCGTGGAAAACCCTTGATGGCCGGGAAGTTTATGAAAACCCCTGGATTAAAGTCGTGGAATACAATGTTCTAACTCCAAATGGCTCTAAAGGGATTTATGGTAAAGTAAGTTTTAAAAATAAAGCCTTAGGTATAATACCGGTAGATGAAGAAGGTAATACCTGGCTTGTCGGGCAATACCGTTATACTTTAGATGAATACTGCTGGGAAATTCCGATGGGTGGAGGGCCAAATGAGCTTGATCACCTCGAATCGGCCAAAAGAGAATTAAAAGAAGAAACAGGACTCGTTGCCTCAGATTGGAAAAATATTATGAGAATCCATACGAGTAATTCAGTTACAGATGAAGAAGGCTTTGTTTATCTGGCTACCGGATTGACTCAGAAAGACCCAGAACCAGAGGAGACTGAAGTGCTTAATGTTAAGAAATTACCGCTTAAAGAAGCAGTGGAATGGGTCATGGAGGGAAAAATAACCGATGCAATATCAGTTGCTGGTTTATTGAAGGCAGCCAGAATTCTCAATGTCTGA
- a CDS encoding MATE family efflux transporter, which produces MNYFEHFKINFNLAVPVMISQLGHIMVNVADSAMVGQLGKTPLAGSALAGSIFSLAMTFGIGLSIGVTPFVAAADGEKNYKRLGGLLYNGMIVGIGGGLLLCLLVFAVFPALPYFNQPPEVVTIAKPYLAVIGFSLIPLMLFQILRQFVEGLAFTREAMVIILLSNVLNIILNYIFIFGKLGMPAMGLLGAGYSTLISRVVMMLAIWFFVAKNKRFNIHRRFALRARFKTETIKEILRVGLPGGIQYTFEVGAFALAVIMMGWLGKVEQAAHQVAISLASVSYMMASGLSAAATIRVGNQLGKKDFPTLKKAAHTLFAMGLVFMGICGLFFALASQWLPTLFIDDPEVISLASNLIIVAAVFQLSDGLQVVCLGALRGLTDVKIPTIITMLAYWVFGLPVSWLFGFKLGYGAEGIWYGLLIGLTIAGVLSLIRFEWYTNAVVKRNSYRVES; this is translated from the coding sequence ATGAATTATTTCGAGCATTTTAAAATAAACTTTAACCTGGCAGTTCCGGTAATGATCAGCCAGTTAGGCCACATTATGGTAAATGTGGCTGATAGCGCAATGGTCGGACAACTGGGAAAAACTCCTTTGGCAGGATCAGCTCTTGCCGGAAGTATTTTTAGTCTTGCAATGACATTTGGTATAGGACTATCGATCGGTGTTACTCCTTTTGTTGCTGCAGCTGATGGTGAGAAAAATTATAAGAGACTTGGTGGACTTCTCTATAACGGAATGATTGTTGGCATTGGAGGAGGTCTCCTGTTATGTCTGCTCGTTTTCGCTGTTTTTCCGGCATTACCCTATTTTAATCAACCTCCGGAGGTGGTGACTATTGCTAAACCTTACCTGGCTGTAATCGGATTTTCATTGATCCCGTTAATGTTGTTTCAGATTTTGAGGCAATTTGTAGAAGGTCTTGCTTTTACCCGGGAAGCAATGGTCATTATTTTATTGTCTAACGTATTGAATATTATTCTCAATTATATATTCATTTTTGGTAAGCTTGGTATGCCTGCAATGGGGCTTCTGGGAGCTGGTTATAGCACTCTTATTTCCCGGGTAGTAATGATGCTTGCAATATGGTTTTTTGTAGCAAAGAACAAGCGATTTAATATTCACCGGCGTTTTGCCCTCAGGGCGAGATTTAAAACCGAAACAATTAAAGAGATATTAAGAGTAGGGCTTCCCGGGGGAATCCAATATACATTTGAGGTGGGTGCTTTTGCCTTAGCTGTAATCATGATGGGCTGGCTGGGAAAAGTTGAGCAAGCCGCACACCAGGTGGCTATTTCCCTGGCATCTGTTTCCTATATGATGGCCTCCGGACTTTCAGCAGCTGCAACGATCAGGGTAGGAAATCAGCTTGGTAAAAAGGACTTCCCTACTTTAAAGAAGGCGGCTCATACTTTATTTGCAATGGGACTGGTTTTTATGGGTATTTGCGGACTTTTCTTTGCTTTGGCCAGTCAATGGTTGCCAACATTATTTATCGATGATCCGGAAGTAATATCCCTGGCATCGAATTTAATAATTGTTGCTGCTGTTTTTCAGCTATCTGATGGGTTGCAGGTTGTTTGCCTGGGAGCTCTACGAGGACTTACCGACGTTAAAATCCCAACTATTATTACTATGCTGGCCTATTGGGTTTTTGGTTTGCCGGTGAGTTGGCTTTTTGGATTTAAGCTCGGTTATGGAGCCGAAGGAATATGGTATGGACTGTTGATTGGATTGACAATTGCAGGTGTGCTTTCATTGATCCGTTTCGAATGGTATACTAATGCAGTAGTAAAAAGAAATAGTTACAGAGTCGAATCATAA
- a CDS encoding TonB-dependent receptor, with translation MNRLIVTLFFSVSIYFCHAQEYMIKGIITDGNSPIPGAVVKTDNGIGTVTDEHGEFELKGLTGKNHNLQVSCLGFKTQMVKASGNKPLKIELQENILGLNEVTVTGTMMPNARKNSPVKVEVISSRQLNNFIPSGGSSLMESFKMINGVNEVVACGVCYTNSVSINGLPGAYTAILINGTPLFGNLASVYGLNSIPSSVIERLEVVRGPASTLYGSEAMAGVINVITKDDYHMPKASIDLMGTSFGEVYGNAVYSTKIGETDGVIALNGGYKRSFIDKNEDLFNDMIDFERISMYTNWNIAQKQGNNFELGAQVYYEDRRNGIEPYLKDNAYREIRGNDSIYGESIYTKRVMIFGEYEVPGAKNLNINFSLSNHEQNSYYGSDFYEATQRTGFITLSKNFNITNHNILSGATFRLNHYDDNTVATEETVGSGQVINNPSAQYNPGIFIEDNWEINDSWNLLTGLRLDYYNAHGLIPSPRVHLKKKFSPVTSSSLSFGTGFRIVNLFTEDHAFVSGQREIVIEEDLKPEQSYNIAWNLNHVYTFNNNQGMLDLDVFYTRFSNRITPDYDTPGQIIYANTQGHFISRGINLSNVIDFQNGITINQGLNIQEVYEQTDEGYQSIEFAPKWTALTSIAYTIPKAGWTLGLNMRLNGPVRMPLTFDQSPSEELVARPRWTPTYFVADLKVEKSFKKGFAAYAGVNNIFDYIQEYSPLSGTGDPDSPIGFADNFDTAYNYGPVAGRNFFLGIKWELPHKDSHSH, from the coding sequence ATGAATCGACTAATAGTTACTTTATTCTTTTCTGTTTCAATATATTTTTGTCACGCCCAGGAGTATATGATCAAAGGGATAATTACTGATGGGAACTCACCCATACCGGGAGCTGTTGTGAAAACAGATAATGGGATTGGAACGGTCACTGATGAACATGGCGAATTCGAACTAAAAGGATTAACTGGTAAAAATCACAACCTACAGGTCAGTTGTCTTGGATTTAAGACACAAATGGTAAAAGCGTCAGGAAATAAACCGCTTAAAATTGAATTACAGGAAAATATTCTAGGGTTAAATGAAGTAACTGTAACCGGGACGATGATGCCTAATGCACGAAAGAATTCACCAGTTAAAGTTGAAGTCATTTCTTCCCGGCAACTGAATAATTTTATTCCATCAGGTGGTTCATCATTAATGGAATCATTTAAGATGATCAATGGAGTCAATGAGGTTGTTGCATGCGGAGTTTGTTATACAAATTCTGTCAGTATCAATGGCCTGCCTGGCGCATACACTGCTATATTGATCAATGGCACTCCTCTATTTGGCAACCTGGCCAGTGTTTATGGTCTGAATAGTATTCCTTCTTCAGTTATTGAAAGGCTGGAAGTTGTCAGAGGCCCGGCTTCCACTCTTTATGGTTCGGAAGCGATGGCTGGAGTTATTAATGTGATTACTAAAGATGATTACCATATGCCTAAAGCCTCTATCGATTTGATGGGAACCAGCTTTGGAGAAGTTTATGGAAATGCTGTTTACAGCACTAAAATTGGAGAGACTGACGGTGTTATCGCATTAAATGGTGGATATAAAAGATCTTTCATCGATAAAAATGAAGATCTTTTCAATGACATGATCGATTTTGAAAGAATATCCATGTATACCAACTGGAACATAGCTCAAAAACAAGGTAATAATTTTGAATTAGGCGCCCAGGTATATTATGAAGACAGAAGAAACGGAATTGAACCCTATTTAAAAGATAATGCCTATAGAGAAATAAGAGGAAATGATTCAATCTATGGTGAAAGCATCTATACAAAAAGAGTAATGATCTTTGGGGAATATGAAGTCCCTGGTGCTAAAAATTTAAACATCAACTTTTCACTGAGTAATCATGAGCAGAACTCTTATTACGGGAGTGATTTCTATGAAGCCACTCAGAGAACAGGATTTATTACTTTAAGTAAAAATTTTAATATAACAAATCACAATATACTCTCCGGAGCGACTTTCAGATTGAATCATTATGATGACAACACCGTAGCAACCGAGGAAACCGTTGGATCAGGACAGGTGATCAACAATCCTTCGGCTCAATATAATCCTGGAATATTCATCGAAGATAACTGGGAAATAAATGATTCATGGAATCTTCTTACCGGATTGAGACTTGATTATTACAATGCTCATGGGTTGATACCATCTCCACGAGTGCACTTAAAGAAAAAGTTTTCTCCCGTTACCTCCTCTTCGCTGAGTTTTGGTACTGGCTTTAGAATTGTAAACTTATTTACAGAAGATCACGCCTTTGTTTCCGGTCAGAGAGAAATTGTTATTGAGGAGGATCTAAAGCCTGAGCAATCGTATAACATTGCGTGGAACCTGAATCACGTTTATACATTTAATAATAACCAGGGAATGCTTGATCTGGATGTATTTTATACCCGGTTTTCAAACCGTATCACTCCTGATTACGATACTCCCGGGCAAATCATATATGCTAACACCCAGGGTCATTTTATATCGAGAGGTATAAATCTTTCCAACGTTATAGATTTTCAAAACGGGATTACTATCAACCAGGGATTGAACATCCAGGAAGTTTATGAACAAACCGATGAGGGATATCAATCAATTGAATTTGCACCGAAATGGACAGCCTTAACTTCGATCGCATATACAATTCCTAAAGCTGGTTGGACTCTGGGATTAAACATGAGATTAAATGGCCCGGTCAGGATGCCATTGACTTTTGATCAATCTCCAAGCGAAGAATTGGTCGCCAGACCAAGATGGACACCAACCTATTTCGTCGCTGACCTGAAGGTTGAAAAATCATTTAAAAAGGGTTTTGCTGCCTATGCAGGTGTAAATAACATTTTTGACTACATCCAGGAATACTCTCCGTTATCAGGAACAGGAGACCCAGATTCGCCAATTGGCTTTGCAGACAACTTCGATACTGCTTATAACTACGGGCCTGTTGCCGGAAGAAATTTTTTCCTGGGAATAAAATGGGAATTACCTCACAAGGATTCACATTCTCATTAA